A window of the Salvelinus fontinalis isolate EN_2023a chromosome 14, ASM2944872v1, whole genome shotgun sequence genome harbors these coding sequences:
- the mettl13 gene encoding eEF1A lysine and N-terminal methyltransferase isoform X2 yields the protein MSLLPRTAEEFSSAEYWERFFKKRGEKAFEWYGDYNKLCGVLHKYIKPRDKVLVVGCGNSELSEQLYDVGYRHLTNIDISETVVNHMNQKNAKQRPDLTFQMVDATQTPYEDGSYQAALDKGTLDAMASQEEGALAGRMLAEVGRVLGIGGRYVCVTLAQESVIKLAVEHFIQVGWAVRLHCLGDPESQEVSSFALPVFVLVCTKFRKPMPMPILEMCQGEDGAPVRLPVVADLLSVVRERQAYAMLRQRLRTGTDASSTPSLTLCHAPTGRPRYTLTVQDCPPGAKVPRANHFAIFIVPQGRETDWLYGLAEGRGQLAASANFRRLVVVAMHREQEYTDMQAVQSELSPMVMELAPPGMPANQKVPFLSVGGELGWREVVSHGTSDLSGQYSVEDVRGEDGQLYRRLVFLANDGLVQSESRLTNPAAAALSQKNKKSRRKAKPSTSPPMTTPSQTPGGALEVDKGYLCCAHHRVMVAGLAMLGVGTDHNKDVSVLLVGLGGGGLPQFLRDFVPGARVEVVELDPAVLEVAQGWFGFTPDDRLTVTLGDGLERINNIEREGGHHYDVIMFDVDSKDPSLGMSCPPPAFVETAFLERVGNLLTPRGVFMLNLVCRDSALKKSVLGRVRGVFPRVLSRGIEGEVNEVLLCSRGTGETGVPPSLLKAGKTLQGALGMNSSRAATCIPQIDITELLEDLKVA from the exons ATGAGTCTTCTACCTCGCACTGCCGAGGAGTTCAGTTCTGCAGAGTACTGGGAACGCTTCttcaagaagagaggagagaaggcttTTGAGTGGTATGGAGACTACAACAAACTCTGTGGCGTGCTGCACAAATACATCAAACCGCGGGATAAG GTCTTGGTGGTGGGCTGTGGTAACTCTGAGCTGAGTGAGCAGCTGTATGACGTTGGCTACAGACATCTGACCAACATTGACATTAGTGAGACGGTGGTGAATCACATGAACCAGAAGAATGCCAAGCAGCGCCCAGACCTGACCTTCCAGATGGTGGATGCCACCCAGACGCCCTACGAGGACGGAAGCTACCAGGCTGCACTGGACAAGGGGACACTGGACGCCATGGCCTCCCAGGAGGAGGGGGCTCTAGCTGGGAGGATGCTGGCTGAG GTGGGCCGTGTCCTGGGTATAGGAGGCCGCTACGTCTGTGTGACTCTGGCCCAGGAGAGTGTCATCAAGCTGGCTGTGGAGCACTTCATCCAG GTGGGCTGGGCTGTGAGACTCCATTGTCTGGGTGACCCGGAGAGCCAGGAGGTCTCTTCCTTCGCTCTGCCTGTCTTCGTATTGGTTTGCACAAAGTTCCGCAAGCCAATGCCCATGCCCATCCTGGAGATGTGCCAAGGGGAGGATGGTGCCCCCGTGAGGCTTCCCGTGGTGGCAGACCTGCTGTCTGTGGTGAGAGAGCGCCAGGCGTACGCCATGCTGAGACAGAGGCTCCGTACGGGTACAGACGCGTCCTCTACCCCCTCTTTGACCCTCTGTCACGCCCCCACTGGGCGACCCCGCTACACCCTCACCGTACAGGACTGCCCCCCTGGTGCCAAGGTTCCCCGTGCCAACCACTTTGCCATCTTCATAG TGCCTCAGGGCAGAGAGACTGATTGGCTGTACGGCTTGGCTGAGGGGCGGGGCCAACTAGCGGCTAGCGCTAACTTCAGACGTCTGGTTGTCGTGGCCATGCACAGAGAACAGGAGTATACCGACATGCAGGCTGTCCAATCAGAGCTCTCCCCCATGGTGATGGAACTTGCCCCCCCTGGGATGCCAGCCAATCAGAAA GTTCCGTTCCTGTCGGTGGGAGGTGAGCTGGGTTGGAGGGAGGTGGTGAGTCATGGTACCAGTGATCTGAGTGGTCAGTACTCTGTAGAGGAcgtgagaggagaggatggtcagCTCTACCGTAGACTGGTGTTCCTGGCTAACGACGGACTGGTCCAGTCAGAGAGCCGCCTCACTAACCCAGCAGCAG CAGCCTTGTCTCAGAAGAATAAGAAGAGCAGAAGGAAAGCcaagccctctacctctccccccatGACAACCCCATCCCAGACACCAGGTGGCGCCCTGGAGGTGGACAAAGGCTATCTATGCTGTGCCCACCACAGGGTCATGGTGGCTGGCCTCGCCATGCTAGGCGTGGGCACCGACCACAACAAAG ATGTGTCAGTGCTCCTGGTGGGACTGGGTGGAGGAGGGCTGCCCCAGTTCCTGCGGGACTTTGTACCTGGAGccagggtggaggtggtggagctgGATCCAGCAGTGCTGGAGGTGGCTCAGGGATGGTTCGGCTTCACACCTGATGACAGGCTCACTGTCACACTGGGAGATGGACTGGAACGCATTAACAACattgagagagaag GTGGTCATCATTAtgatgtcatcatgtttgacgtggACAGTAAGGACCCCAGTTTGGggatgagctgtcctcctcctgcCTTTGTAGAAACAGCCTTCCTGGAGAGAGTTGGCAATCTGCTGACACCTCGAG GCGTGTTCATGTTGAACCTGGTGTGTCGTGACTCTGCATTGAAGAAGAGTGTGTTGGGTCGTGTGCGGGGTGTGTTCCCGCGTGTGCTCTCCCGGGGCATCGAGGGGGAGGTCAACGAGGTGCTGCTGTGCTCCAGGGGAACGGGGGAGACAGGGGTCCCGCCCAGCCTGCTGAAGGCAGGGAAGACTCTACAGGGAGCACTGGGCATGAACAGCAGTAGAGCAGCAACCTGCATCCCTCAGATAGACATAACTGAGCTGCTAGAGGACCTGAAGGTGGCATGA
- the mettl13 gene encoding eEF1A lysine and N-terminal methyltransferase isoform X1, which produces MSLLPRTAEEFSSAEYWERFFKKRGEKAFEWYGDYNKLCGVLHKYIKPRDKVLVVGCGNSELSEQLYDVGYRHLTNIDISETVVNHMNQKNAKQRPDLTFQMVDATQTPYEDGSYQAALDKGTLDAMASQEEGALAGRMLAEVGRVLGIGGRYVCVTLAQESVIKLAVEHFIQVGWAVRLHCLGDPESQEVSSFALPVFVLVCTKFRKPMPMPILEMCQGEDGAPVRLPVVADLLSVVRERQAYAMLRQRLRTGTDASSTPSLTLCHAPTGRPRYTLTVQDCPPGAKVPRANHFAIFIVPQGRETDWLYGLAEGRGQLAASANFRRLVVVAMHREQEYTDMQAVQSELSPMVMELAPPGMPANQKVPFLSVGGELGWREVVSHGTSDLSGQYSVEDVRGEDGQLYRRLVFLANDGLVQSESRLTNPAAVAALSQKNKKSRRKAKPSTSPPMTTPSQTPGGALEVDKGYLCCAHHRVMVAGLAMLGVGTDHNKDVSVLLVGLGGGGLPQFLRDFVPGARVEVVELDPAVLEVAQGWFGFTPDDRLTVTLGDGLERINNIEREGGHHYDVIMFDVDSKDPSLGMSCPPPAFVETAFLERVGNLLTPRGVFMLNLVCRDSALKKSVLGRVRGVFPRVLSRGIEGEVNEVLLCSRGTGETGVPPSLLKAGKTLQGALGMNSSRAATCIPQIDITELLEDLKVA; this is translated from the exons ATGAGTCTTCTACCTCGCACTGCCGAGGAGTTCAGTTCTGCAGAGTACTGGGAACGCTTCttcaagaagagaggagagaaggcttTTGAGTGGTATGGAGACTACAACAAACTCTGTGGCGTGCTGCACAAATACATCAAACCGCGGGATAAG GTCTTGGTGGTGGGCTGTGGTAACTCTGAGCTGAGTGAGCAGCTGTATGACGTTGGCTACAGACATCTGACCAACATTGACATTAGTGAGACGGTGGTGAATCACATGAACCAGAAGAATGCCAAGCAGCGCCCAGACCTGACCTTCCAGATGGTGGATGCCACCCAGACGCCCTACGAGGACGGAAGCTACCAGGCTGCACTGGACAAGGGGACACTGGACGCCATGGCCTCCCAGGAGGAGGGGGCTCTAGCTGGGAGGATGCTGGCTGAG GTGGGCCGTGTCCTGGGTATAGGAGGCCGCTACGTCTGTGTGACTCTGGCCCAGGAGAGTGTCATCAAGCTGGCTGTGGAGCACTTCATCCAG GTGGGCTGGGCTGTGAGACTCCATTGTCTGGGTGACCCGGAGAGCCAGGAGGTCTCTTCCTTCGCTCTGCCTGTCTTCGTATTGGTTTGCACAAAGTTCCGCAAGCCAATGCCCATGCCCATCCTGGAGATGTGCCAAGGGGAGGATGGTGCCCCCGTGAGGCTTCCCGTGGTGGCAGACCTGCTGTCTGTGGTGAGAGAGCGCCAGGCGTACGCCATGCTGAGACAGAGGCTCCGTACGGGTACAGACGCGTCCTCTACCCCCTCTTTGACCCTCTGTCACGCCCCCACTGGGCGACCCCGCTACACCCTCACCGTACAGGACTGCCCCCCTGGTGCCAAGGTTCCCCGTGCCAACCACTTTGCCATCTTCATAG TGCCTCAGGGCAGAGAGACTGATTGGCTGTACGGCTTGGCTGAGGGGCGGGGCCAACTAGCGGCTAGCGCTAACTTCAGACGTCTGGTTGTCGTGGCCATGCACAGAGAACAGGAGTATACCGACATGCAGGCTGTCCAATCAGAGCTCTCCCCCATGGTGATGGAACTTGCCCCCCCTGGGATGCCAGCCAATCAGAAA GTTCCGTTCCTGTCGGTGGGAGGTGAGCTGGGTTGGAGGGAGGTGGTGAGTCATGGTACCAGTGATCTGAGTGGTCAGTACTCTGTAGAGGAcgtgagaggagaggatggtcagCTCTACCGTAGACTGGTGTTCCTGGCTAACGACGGACTGGTCCAGTCAGAGAGCCGCCTCACTAACCCAGCAGCAG TAGCAGCCTTGTCTCAGAAGAATAAGAAGAGCAGAAGGAAAGCcaagccctctacctctccccccatGACAACCCCATCCCAGACACCAGGTGGCGCCCTGGAGGTGGACAAAGGCTATCTATGCTGTGCCCACCACAGGGTCATGGTGGCTGGCCTCGCCATGCTAGGCGTGGGCACCGACCACAACAAAG ATGTGTCAGTGCTCCTGGTGGGACTGGGTGGAGGAGGGCTGCCCCAGTTCCTGCGGGACTTTGTACCTGGAGccagggtggaggtggtggagctgGATCCAGCAGTGCTGGAGGTGGCTCAGGGATGGTTCGGCTTCACACCTGATGACAGGCTCACTGTCACACTGGGAGATGGACTGGAACGCATTAACAACattgagagagaag GTGGTCATCATTAtgatgtcatcatgtttgacgtggACAGTAAGGACCCCAGTTTGGggatgagctgtcctcctcctgcCTTTGTAGAAACAGCCTTCCTGGAGAGAGTTGGCAATCTGCTGACACCTCGAG GCGTGTTCATGTTGAACCTGGTGTGTCGTGACTCTGCATTGAAGAAGAGTGTGTTGGGTCGTGTGCGGGGTGTGTTCCCGCGTGTGCTCTCCCGGGGCATCGAGGGGGAGGTCAACGAGGTGCTGCTGTGCTCCAGGGGAACGGGGGAGACAGGGGTCCCGCCCAGCCTGCTGAAGGCAGGGAAGACTCTACAGGGAGCACTGGGCATGAACAGCAGTAGAGCAGCAACCTGCATCCCTCAGATAGACATAACTGAGCTGCTAGAGGACCTGAAGGTGGCATGA
- the myoc gene encoding myocilin yields the protein MWLLLSVCVFCLLGCSEGQDRATLWRGNDHSGRCQYTFTVPSPSETSCSPTVSGGPEMEGLKARLSLLEVLVARLTGGEAGSQSQAGLQEALTQAMGERILLQGEKEHLERDVEGLQRRMEEMRRETERLQSRPCYPQHPLLPPSIPLQDSGLRPAGGAGVLSHLVSRPGRQWDTGSLRDPAWQYGGNPVLQELKAEVTEIPAPSPEGPEDSTGCGELISIGEPVSHRKADSIAGKYGVWMQDPEAVAPYGGKMVWRIDTVGSEVRQLFGYEDMDQLSKGFPSKVLLLPEPVESTGATLYRGSLYYQRRRSRTLLRYDLVSESIASRRDLPHAGFHGQFPYSWGGYTDVDLGVDEQGLWAVYSTNKAKGAIVVSQLDPHSLAVKRSWETSIRKTSVANAFVICGRLYTVASYTAPNTTINFMFDTATGQGKEVALPFRNKYRYNSMVDYNHAQRKLFAWDNFHIVSYDVRLGRQ from the exons ATGTGGCTGCTGCTtagcgtgtgtgtgttctgtctgctGGGGTGCAGTGAGGGGCAGGACCGTGCCACTCTCTGGAGGGGGAACGACCACAGCGGGCGCTGCCAGTACACCTTCACCGTGCCCAGCCCCAGCGAGACCAGTTGCTCCCCTACAGTCTCCGGAGGACCAGAGATGGAGGGGCTCAAGGCTAGACTCAGCCTGTTGGAGGTATTGGTGGCCAGGCTGACTGGAGGGGAGGCTGGGTCCCAGTCCCAGGCTGGTCTCCAGGAGGCTCTTACCCAGGCTATGGGAGAGAGGATCCTGctgcagggagagaaagagcatttggagagagatgtggaggggcttcagaggaggatggaggagatgaggagagagacggagagactgcAGAGCAGACCCTGCTACCCACAACACCCTCTGTTGCCACCCAGCATCCCACTACAGGACAGTGGTCTGCGACCTGCCGGAG GTGCTGGTGTTCTCTCTCACCTGGTTTCCAGACCTGGAAGACAATGGGACACTGGCAGCCTGAGAG ACCCAGCATGGCAGTATGGTGGTAATCCAGTGCTCCAGGAGTTGAAGGCTGAGGTGACTGAGATTCCTGCTCCTAGTCCTGAGGGCCCAGAGGACAgcacag GCTGTGGAGAGTTGATATCAATAGGTGAGCCAGTGTCTCATCGTAAGGCTGACAGTATAGCTGGTAAATACGGGGTGTGGATGCAGGACCCAGAAGCTGTGGCGCCCTATGGAGGGAAGATGGTGTGGCGCATTGATACagtggggtcagaggtcagacagctCTTTGGTTACGAAGACATGGATCAGCTCTCTAAAGGCTTCCCCTCCAag GTGTTGCTGTTACCGGAGCCAGTGGAGAGTACAGGAGCAACTCTGTACCGCGGCTCTCTGTACTACCAGCGCCGCCGCAGCCGCACTCTGCTGAGGTACGACCTGGTGTCTGAGAGCATCGCTTCCCGCCGAGACCTGCCCCACGCCGGCTTCCACGGCCAGTTCCCCTATTCCTGGGGGGGCTACACCGATGTGGACCTGGGGGTGGACGAGCAGGGCCTGTGGGCTGTCTACAGCACCAACAAGGCTAAAGGAGCCATAGTGGTGTCCCAGCTGGACCCACACAGCCTGGCGGTGAAGAGGAGCTGGGAGACCAGCATCAGGAAGACCAGCGTGGCTAACGCCTTCGTCATCTGTGGTCGTCTGTACACAGTGGCCAGCTACACGGCTCCCAACACCACCATCAACTTTATGTTTGACACAGCTACAGGCCAGGGGAAGGAGGTGGCGCTACCCTTCAGGAATAAGTACCGCTACAACAGCATGGTGGACTACAACCATGCCCAGAGGAAGCTCTTCGCCTGGGACAACTTCCACATCGTGTCCTACGACGTCAGGCTGGGCCGCCAGTAG